A stretch of Henckelia pumila isolate YLH828 chromosome 4, ASM3356847v2, whole genome shotgun sequence DNA encodes these proteins:
- the LOC140866128 gene encoding uncharacterized protein: protein MSEQGPKLFTNKPKRSKLKPVTPSTMAASSSTGTASVVPPPTPPKESFARRYKFMWPLLLAVNFVVGAYLFTRTGKKDVRTEEAKKPDAPATSTSISPPAAPVTISENSVTRPTVEPVQRAPIPEDQQRELYKWLLREKREIKPKDGEEKKRIDEEKAILKQFIRAKSIPSL, encoded by the exons ATGAGCGAACAAGGGCCGAAACTCTTCACCAATAAGCCCAAAAGAT CGAAGTTGAAGCCTGTTACACCATCGACCATGGCTGCCTCTTCGTCAACGGGGACTGCCTCCGTTGTTCCACCACCCACGCCACCCAAGGAATCCTTTGCTCGGCGTTATAAGTTCATGTGGCCACTTCTATTGGCTGTCAATTTCGTCGTTGGAG CCTATCTTTTTACAAGAACTGGAAAGAAAGATGTGAGAACTGAAGAAGCTAAAAAACCAGATGCTCCTGCCACTTCTACGTCAATATCACCTCCTGCTGCTCCAGTTACCATCTCTGAAAATTCAGTTACTCGACCCACTGTTGAGCCTGTACAACGTGCACCAATCCCAGAAGATCAGCAACGCGAATTGTACAAATGGCTGTTACGAGAGAAGAGGGAAATAAAGCCCAAAGATGGTGAAGAGAAGAAGCGGATCGATGAAGAAAAAGCCATTCTTAAACAGTTTATTCGAGCCAAGTCCATCCCAAGTTTGTGA
- the LOC140863512 gene encoding inactive protein kinase SELMODRAFT_444075-like isoform X2, producing the protein MILQLHHVYDPNKINVKIKIVSGTPCGAVAAEAKKKLASWVVLDKHLKHEEKQCMEELQCNIVVMKHSQPKILRLNLMGSPEKEPEILNSDSDESSKKQENMSNSLNPTHGPLVTPSSSPETFTATEAATSSVSSSDPRTSPFVTEIKDGLKQEELLATKQEIEINESSSETDSEKLSSSARFQPWMAEIVTAHCQFFEHPGESSGRFSNQIQDPSTKAQLETLSNLNLESGFQSPSSHPNLDFNESFREVMSLRTAPSGSPPLCSVCQHKAPVFGKPPRWFTYSELELATGGFSQGNFLAEGGFGSVHRGVLPDGLVVAVKQHKLASSQGDQEFCSEVEVLSCAQQRNVVMLIGFCIEDGRRLLVYEYICNGSLDSHLYGQQQGSLAWNARKKIAVGAARGLRYLHEECRVGCIVHRDLRPNNILITHDFEPLVGDFGLARWQPDGEMGVETRVIGTFGYLAPEYAQSGQITEKADVYSFGVVLVELVTGRKAVDLSRPKGQQCLAEWARPLLDAYAIDELVDPWLEGCYIEHEVYCMLHAASLCIRRDPEARPRMSQVLRILEGDVMDPSCQLSTPGFDVGSSRSGRILSHHQQLPEQQTNSMDDEASTRFNSKLFLDSGTSSTAEDHLKVSCEDDL; encoded by the exons ATGATTCTCCAGCTTCATCATGTTTATGATCCTAACAAA ATCAACGTGAAGATAAAAATCGTATCAGGTACCCCTTGTGGAGCAGTGGCTGCTGAGGCAAAGAAGAAGTTAGCCAGTTGGGTTGTTTTGGACAA GCATCTCAAACACGAGGAAAAACAGTGTATGGAAGAGCTGCAATGCAACATTGTAGTAATGAAACATTCTCAACCAAAAATTCTCCGGCTCAATCTAATGGGATCACCTGAAAAGGAGCCTGAAATTTTGAATTCTGATAGTGATGAATCatcaaaaaaacaagaaaacatgAGTAATTCTTTGAATCCAACTCATGGTCCACTTGTCACCCCATCGAGTAGTCCTGAGACATTTACTGCCACTGAAGCTGCAACATCATCAGTTTCAAGTTCTGATCCTAGAACTTCACCGTTCGTGACTGAAATTAAAGATGGCCTGAAACAAGAAGAGTTGCTGGCCACAAAACAGGAAATAGAAATTAATGAAAGTAGTTCAGAAACTGACAGTGAAAAGTTGTCTTCTTCTGCAAGATTTCAACCATGGATGGCAGAAATTGTTACCGCACATTGTCAATTTTTTGAACATCCAGGAGAAAGCTCAGGACGATTTAGTAATCAGATTCAAGATCCTTCGACCAAAGCACAGTTAGAAACACTTTCAAATCTTAACTTAGAATCTGGATTTCAATCGCCAAGCTCTCATCCTAATCTTGATTTCAATGAAAGTTTTAGAGAAGTTATGTCACTAAGAACAGCGCCCTCTGGGTCCCCTCCACTGTGTTCTGTGTGTCAGCACAAGGCTCCTGTATTTGGAAAGCCTCCTAGGTGGTTCACGTATTCTGAACTAGAGCTTGCAACTGGAGGGTTTTCTCAAGGTAATTTTTTAGCAGAAGGTGGGTTTGGATCTGTTCACAGAGGAGTACTTCCTGATGGTCTTGTAGTGGCTGTCAAGCAGCATAAATTGGCAAGTTCTCAAGGGGATCAAGAATTTTGTTCAGAAGTTGAAGTTTTAAGTTGTGCTCAGCAACGCAATGTTGTTATGTTGATTGGTTTCTGCATCGAAGATGGCAGAAGATTATTAGTCTATGAATACATCTGCAACGGATCTCTAGATTCTCATCTTTACG GACAACAACAAGGTTCACTTGCATGGAATGCACGTAAAAAAATAGCAGTTGGAGCTGCACGAGGATTGCGATATCTTCACGAAGAGTGTAGGGTTGGCTGTATAGTGCATCGAGATTTGCGACCAAATAACATTCTCATTACCCACGATTTTGAGCCCTTG GTGGGAGACTTTGGTCTTGCTAGATGGCAACCAGATGGAGAGATGGGAGTTGAAACGAGAGTGATTGGAACATTTGG GTATTTGGCACCTGAGTATGCTCAAAGCGGACAGATCACAGAAAAGGCCGATGTTTACTCATTTGGTGTGGTACTTGTGGAACTTGTAACCGGACGTAAGGCTGTGGATCTTAGCAGGCCCAAAGGACAGCAGTGCCTTGCCGAATGG GCACGTCCTTTATTGGATGCGTATGCCATTGATGAACTGGTTGATCCATGGTTAGAAGGCTGCTATATAGAGCACGAGGTTTACTGTATGTTGCACGCTGCATCTTTATGCATTCGTCGTGATCCTGAGGCTCGGCCTCGCATGTCTCAG GTACTTCGGATACTTGAAGGCGATGTGATGGATCCAAGTTGTCAATTATCCACACCAGGATTTGATGTGGGCAGTAGCAGGAGCGGCAGGATTTTATCACATCACCAGCAGCTGCCTGAACAGCAAACTAACTCCATGGACGACGAGGCATCAACACGTTTTAATTCGAAGCTTTTTCTCGACTCGGGGACGAGTTCAACAGCGGAAGACCATTTAAAGGTTTCATGTGAAGATGATTTGTAA
- the LOC140861979 gene encoding 3-epi-6-deoxocathasterone 23-monooxygenase CYP90D1 — protein MDQMVWSTTLVATAAIILILSAITVYKSIILTATTFNRRRSKLSASSRIPLGNFGILPFIGETIHFISSAYSDKPEAFMNKRRLMYGKVFKSHLFGSPTIISTDAEVSKIILQSDANIFVPSYPKSVMELMGKSSILLVNGSLHKRLHRLIASFIKSPNLKAQITTDMQKYVMESMDKWTQHSPVFIQDEAKHIGFQVLVKALISLEASDEMEVLKKHFQEFIAGLMSLPLNFPGTQLYRSLQAKKKMIQVIHRILIQRKRDVDDDEMKIRNRPARDVADALVKDTNEYLTDDLIAENIIDLMIPGEDSVPLLITLAIKYLSDTPLALKQLTEENVKLKRLKEKLGEALSWSDYMMSLPFTRSVITETLRMGNIIIGVMRKAMKDVEIKGYKIPKGYCVLSYFRSVHLDDTLYESPYQFNPWRWHDKEDISTYCYNFTPFGGGQRLCPGLDMARLEASIFLHHLVTRFRWEAEDDSIINFPTVRMKRRMPIWVKRRRD, from the exons ATGGACCAAATGGTGTGGAGTACTACTCTTGTGGCGACAGCAGCCATAATATTGATCTTGTCCGCCATAACTGTATACAAAAGCATAATCTTAACTGCAACGACTTTCAACAGAAGAAGAAGCAAGTTATCTGCATCCTCAAGGATTCCTTTGGGTAATTTTGGAATATTGCCTTTTATTGGAGAAACCATTCACTTCATCTCTAGTGCTTATTCAGACAAACCTGAGGCTTTCATGAACAAACGACGTCTCAT GTATGGGAAGGTTTTCAAGTCACACTTATTTGGAAGCCCCACAATAATATCGACTGATGCAGAAGTAAGCAAGATAATTCTGCAAAGTGATGCAAATATATTTGTGCCATCTTACCCAAAATCTGTCATGGAACTCATGGGAAAATCCTCTATATTGCTTGTCAATGGAAGTCTTCACAAAAGATTGCATCGTTTGATTGCTTCTTTTATCAAATCTCCCAACCTAAAAGCACAGATTACTACAGATATGCAAAAGTATGTCATGGAATCCATGGATAAATGGACTCAACATTCACCTGTCTTTATTCAAGATGAAGCTAAACAT ATTGGATTTCAAGTGCTGGTGAAAGCATTAATTAGTTTGGAAGCCAGTGATGAAATGGaggttttaaaaaaacattttcaaGAATTTATCGCCGGCCTAATGTCGTTACCATTAAATTTTCCTGGTACCCAGCTTTACCGATCATTACAG GCGAAAAAGAAAATGATCCAAGTAATACATAGGATATTAATCCAAAGAAAAAGGGATGTTGatgatgatgaaatgaaaatTAGGAATCGGCCGGCAAGAGATGTAGCAGACGCATTAGTGAAGGATACAAACGAATATTTGACAGACGATTTGATAGCAGAAAACATTATCGATTTGATGATTCCTGGAGAGGATTCTGTCCCTCTTTTGATCACTCTTGCTATCAAATACTTGTCCGACACACCACTTGCTTTAAAACAATTAAcg GAGGAGAATGTGAAGTTGAAGAGACTCAAGGAAAAGCTTGGAGAAGCATTATCTTGGAGTGATTACATGATGTCATTGCCCTTCACAAGGAGT GTGATAACAGAAACACTGCGGATGGGGAACATAATCATAGGCGTAATGAGAAAAGCAATGAAAGATGTGGAAATCAAAGGATACAAAATCCCCAAGGGATACTGTGTGTTGTCTTATTTCAGATCAGTTCATTTGGATGATACTCTTTATGAATCTCCTTATCAATTCAATCCATGGAGATGGCAT gataagGAGGACATAAGTACTTATTGCTATAATTTCACACCATTTGGAGGAGGGCAAAGGTTGTGCCCAGGGCTTGACATGGCTAGGTTGGAGGCTTCTATCTTCCTCCATCATCTTGTTACTCGATtcag ATGGGAAGCTGAAGATGATTCCATCATCAACTTTCCTACTGTCCGAATGAAGAGAAGAATGCCAATTTGGGTCAAAAGGCGAAGAGATTGA
- the LOC140862998 gene encoding DEAD-box ATP-dependent RNA helicase 20 isoform X1 — MSRYDSRSADPASYRERRSDSGFVHKGEYDGSRSSSSAKREYEGGALSPPRKLELDGLTPFEKNFYSESPAVASMSESEVEEYRRRREITVEGKNIPNPVKSFSDVNFPEYVMQEIAKAGFTEPTAIQSQGWPMALKGRDLIGIAETGSGKTLAYLLPAIVHVNAQPFLAPGDGPIVLVLAPTRELAVQIQQEAAKFGASSKIKNTCIYGGVPKGPQVRDLQKGVEIVIATPGRLIDMLESHHTNLRRVTYLVLDEADRMLDMGFEPQIRKIVDQIRPDRQTLYWSATWPKDVEQLARRFLFNPYKVVIGSPDLKANHAIYQHVEIMSENQKYNKLVKLLEDIMDGSRILIFMDTKKGCDQITRQLRMDGWPALSIHGDKSQAERDWVLSEFRAGKSPIMTATDVAARGLDVKDVKYVINYDFPGSLEDYVHRIGRTGRAGAKGTAYTFFTAANAKFAKDLIKILKEAGQKLSEALGIVEGVMAEAVLGTKEDCIYCIFEGSFSYREMGYYC; from the exons ATGAGCCGCTACGATAGCCGCTCCGCCGATCCTGCCTCCTACCGTGAACGCCGCAG TGATTCGGGGTTCGTTCACAAAGGGGAATATGATGGCTCTCGATCTTCATCATCCGCGAAGAGAGAATACGAGGGTGGAGCCCTGTCTCCGCCGCGAAAATTGGAGCTGGATGGATTGACACCATTCGAGAAAAATTTCTATTCGGAGTCTCCCGCAGTTGCTTCAATGTCTGAGAGTGAGGTGGAGGAGTATAGGCGGCGGCGAGAGATTACAGTTGAGGGGAAGAATATCCCCAATCCAGTCAAGAGTTTTAGCGATGTCAATTTTCCTG AGTATGTCATGCAAGAAATTGCAAAAGCTGGGTTTACTGAACCTACAGCCATTCAATCTCAAGGTTGGCCCATGGCTTTGAAGGGACGAGATCTTATTGGTATTGCGGAAACGGGGTCTGGGAAGACCCTCGCGTATCTGCTACCTGCGATTGTTCATGTGAATGCTCAACCATTCTTAG CCCCTGGAGATGGTCCAATTGTTCTAGTTTTAGCCCCAACTCGCGAGCTTGCTGTTCAAATACAACAAGAAGCTGCTAAATTTGGTGCATCATCGAAGATTAAGAATACATGCATATATGGTGGGGTTCCTAAGGGACCTCAAGTTCGTGATCTCCAGAAAG GCGTTGAAATTGTTATTGCCACTCCCGGAAGGCTGATCGACATGTTGGAATCTCATCATACAAACCTGCGAAGGGTTACATATCTGGTGTTAGATGAAGCAGATAGGATGCTTGATATGGGTTTTGAGCCTCAGATTAGAAAAATTGTTGATCAG ATTCGCCCAGACCGTCAAACTTTGTATTGGAGTGCCACTTGGCCCAAGGACGTTGAACAACTTGCACGACGATTCCTTTTTAATCCATATAAA GTGGTTATCGGCTCGCCAGATCTGAAAGCCAACCACGCAATTTACCAGCATGTGGAAATTATGTCTGAGAACCAGAAATACAACAA ATTGGTGAAGTTGCTGGAGGACATTATGGATGGTAGccgaattttgatttttatggaTACTAAAAAGGGGTGTGATCAGATAACCAGGCAGCTGAGAATGGATGGATGGCCTGCTTTGTCTATTCATGGAGACAAAAGTCAAGCAGAAAGAGATTGGGTCCTATCTGAATTTAGGGCTGGAAAGAGTCCCATAATGACAGCTACAGATGTTGCAGCTCGGGGTCTAG ATGTGAAGGATGTGAAATATGTGATCAATTATGATTTTCCGGGATCTCTTGAGGATTATGTCCATCGCATAGGCAGAACAGGAAGGGCTGGAGCCAAAGGCACCGCCTACACCTTCTTCACGGCTGCTAATGCAAAATTTGCGAAGGATCTTATTAAAATTCTTAAGGAGGCTGGACAAAAG CTTTCGGAGGCTCTCGGGATCGTGGAAGGGGTTATGGCGGAGGCCGTTCTTGGAACTAAGGAGGATTGTATCTATTGTATTTTCGAGGGATCGTTTTCATATAGGGAGATGGGATATTATTGTTAG
- the LOC140863512 gene encoding inactive protein kinase SELMODRAFT_444075-like isoform X1 — protein MSGEMKKVGKHEKGGSAVAEKVLVAVKASKEIPKTALLWALTHVVQPGDCITLLVVVSSHSSGRRFWGFPRFAGDCASGNWKLHSGTTAEQKSDITDYCSQMILQLHHVYDPNKINVKIKIVSGTPCGAVAAEAKKKLASWVVLDKHLKHEEKQCMEELQCNIVVMKHSQPKILRLNLMGSPEKEPEILNSDSDESSKKQENMSNSLNPTHGPLVTPSSSPETFTATEAATSSVSSSDPRTSPFVTEIKDGLKQEELLATKQEIEINESSSETDSEKLSSSARFQPWMAEIVTAHCQFFEHPGESSGRFSNQIQDPSTKAQLETLSNLNLESGFQSPSSHPNLDFNESFREVMSLRTAPSGSPPLCSVCQHKAPVFGKPPRWFTYSELELATGGFSQGNFLAEGGFGSVHRGVLPDGLVVAVKQHKLASSQGDQEFCSEVEVLSCAQQRNVVMLIGFCIEDGRRLLVYEYICNGSLDSHLYGQQQGSLAWNARKKIAVGAARGLRYLHEECRVGCIVHRDLRPNNILITHDFEPLVGDFGLARWQPDGEMGVETRVIGTFGYLAPEYAQSGQITEKADVYSFGVVLVELVTGRKAVDLSRPKGQQCLAEWARPLLDAYAIDELVDPWLEGCYIEHEVYCMLHAASLCIRRDPEARPRMSQVLRILEGDVMDPSCQLSTPGFDVGSSRSGRILSHHQQLPEQQTNSMDDEASTRFNSKLFLDSGTSSTAEDHLKVSCEDDL, from the exons ATGAGTGGAGAGATGAAGAAAGTGGGAAAACACGAAAAGGGTGGTTCTGCTGTAGCTGAGAAGGTATTGGTTGCTGTCAAGGCATCAAAGGAGATTCCTAAGACTGCTCTTTTGTGGGCTCTGACTCATGTTGTTCAACCTGGGGATTGTATTACTCTTCTAGTGGTTGTCTCTTCACATAGTTCTG GTCGAAGATTTTGGGGTTTCCCAAGATTTGCTGGAGATTGTGCTAGTGGCAACTGGAAGTTACACTCTGGTACAACGGCAGAACAGAAATCTGATATAACAGATTATTGCTCCCAGATGATTCTCCAGCTTCATCATGTTTATGATCCTAACAAA ATCAACGTGAAGATAAAAATCGTATCAGGTACCCCTTGTGGAGCAGTGGCTGCTGAGGCAAAGAAGAAGTTAGCCAGTTGGGTTGTTTTGGACAA GCATCTCAAACACGAGGAAAAACAGTGTATGGAAGAGCTGCAATGCAACATTGTAGTAATGAAACATTCTCAACCAAAAATTCTCCGGCTCAATCTAATGGGATCACCTGAAAAGGAGCCTGAAATTTTGAATTCTGATAGTGATGAATCatcaaaaaaacaagaaaacatgAGTAATTCTTTGAATCCAACTCATGGTCCACTTGTCACCCCATCGAGTAGTCCTGAGACATTTACTGCCACTGAAGCTGCAACATCATCAGTTTCAAGTTCTGATCCTAGAACTTCACCGTTCGTGACTGAAATTAAAGATGGCCTGAAACAAGAAGAGTTGCTGGCCACAAAACAGGAAATAGAAATTAATGAAAGTAGTTCAGAAACTGACAGTGAAAAGTTGTCTTCTTCTGCAAGATTTCAACCATGGATGGCAGAAATTGTTACCGCACATTGTCAATTTTTTGAACATCCAGGAGAAAGCTCAGGACGATTTAGTAATCAGATTCAAGATCCTTCGACCAAAGCACAGTTAGAAACACTTTCAAATCTTAACTTAGAATCTGGATTTCAATCGCCAAGCTCTCATCCTAATCTTGATTTCAATGAAAGTTTTAGAGAAGTTATGTCACTAAGAACAGCGCCCTCTGGGTCCCCTCCACTGTGTTCTGTGTGTCAGCACAAGGCTCCTGTATTTGGAAAGCCTCCTAGGTGGTTCACGTATTCTGAACTAGAGCTTGCAACTGGAGGGTTTTCTCAAGGTAATTTTTTAGCAGAAGGTGGGTTTGGATCTGTTCACAGAGGAGTACTTCCTGATGGTCTTGTAGTGGCTGTCAAGCAGCATAAATTGGCAAGTTCTCAAGGGGATCAAGAATTTTGTTCAGAAGTTGAAGTTTTAAGTTGTGCTCAGCAACGCAATGTTGTTATGTTGATTGGTTTCTGCATCGAAGATGGCAGAAGATTATTAGTCTATGAATACATCTGCAACGGATCTCTAGATTCTCATCTTTACG GACAACAACAAGGTTCACTTGCATGGAATGCACGTAAAAAAATAGCAGTTGGAGCTGCACGAGGATTGCGATATCTTCACGAAGAGTGTAGGGTTGGCTGTATAGTGCATCGAGATTTGCGACCAAATAACATTCTCATTACCCACGATTTTGAGCCCTTG GTGGGAGACTTTGGTCTTGCTAGATGGCAACCAGATGGAGAGATGGGAGTTGAAACGAGAGTGATTGGAACATTTGG GTATTTGGCACCTGAGTATGCTCAAAGCGGACAGATCACAGAAAAGGCCGATGTTTACTCATTTGGTGTGGTACTTGTGGAACTTGTAACCGGACGTAAGGCTGTGGATCTTAGCAGGCCCAAAGGACAGCAGTGCCTTGCCGAATGG GCACGTCCTTTATTGGATGCGTATGCCATTGATGAACTGGTTGATCCATGGTTAGAAGGCTGCTATATAGAGCACGAGGTTTACTGTATGTTGCACGCTGCATCTTTATGCATTCGTCGTGATCCTGAGGCTCGGCCTCGCATGTCTCAG GTACTTCGGATACTTGAAGGCGATGTGATGGATCCAAGTTGTCAATTATCCACACCAGGATTTGATGTGGGCAGTAGCAGGAGCGGCAGGATTTTATCACATCACCAGCAGCTGCCTGAACAGCAAACTAACTCCATGGACGACGAGGCATCAACACGTTTTAATTCGAAGCTTTTTCTCGACTCGGGGACGAGTTCAACAGCGGAAGACCATTTAAAGGTTTCATGTGAAGATGATTTGTAA
- the LOC140862998 gene encoding DEAD-box ATP-dependent RNA helicase 20 isoform X2, whose protein sequence is MSRYDSRSADPASYRERRSDSGFVHKGEYDGSRSSSSAKREYEGGALSPPRKLELDGLTPFEKNFYSESPAVASMSESEVEEYRRRREITVEGKNIPNPVKSFSDVNFPEYVMQEIAKAGFTEPTAIQSQGWPMALKGRDLIGIAETGSGKTLAYLLPAIVHVNAQPFLAPGDGPIVLVLAPTRELAVQIQQEAAKFGASSKIKNTCIYGGVPKGPQVRDLQKGVEIVIATPGRLIDMLESHHTNLRRVTYLVLDEADRMLDMGFEPQIRKIVDQIRPDRQTLYWSATWPKDVEQLARRFLFNPYKVVIGSPDLKANHAIYQHVEIMSENQKYNKLVKLLEDIMDGSRILIFMDTKKGCDQITRQLRMDGWPALSIHGDKSQAERDWVLSEFRAGKSPIMTATDVAARGLDVKDVKYVINYDFPGSLEDYVHRIGRTGRAGAKGTAYTFFTAANAKFAKDLIKILKEAGQKVSPELVSMGRGAPPPPPPAFGGSRDRGRGYGGGRSWN, encoded by the exons ATGAGCCGCTACGATAGCCGCTCCGCCGATCCTGCCTCCTACCGTGAACGCCGCAG TGATTCGGGGTTCGTTCACAAAGGGGAATATGATGGCTCTCGATCTTCATCATCCGCGAAGAGAGAATACGAGGGTGGAGCCCTGTCTCCGCCGCGAAAATTGGAGCTGGATGGATTGACACCATTCGAGAAAAATTTCTATTCGGAGTCTCCCGCAGTTGCTTCAATGTCTGAGAGTGAGGTGGAGGAGTATAGGCGGCGGCGAGAGATTACAGTTGAGGGGAAGAATATCCCCAATCCAGTCAAGAGTTTTAGCGATGTCAATTTTCCTG AGTATGTCATGCAAGAAATTGCAAAAGCTGGGTTTACTGAACCTACAGCCATTCAATCTCAAGGTTGGCCCATGGCTTTGAAGGGACGAGATCTTATTGGTATTGCGGAAACGGGGTCTGGGAAGACCCTCGCGTATCTGCTACCTGCGATTGTTCATGTGAATGCTCAACCATTCTTAG CCCCTGGAGATGGTCCAATTGTTCTAGTTTTAGCCCCAACTCGCGAGCTTGCTGTTCAAATACAACAAGAAGCTGCTAAATTTGGTGCATCATCGAAGATTAAGAATACATGCATATATGGTGGGGTTCCTAAGGGACCTCAAGTTCGTGATCTCCAGAAAG GCGTTGAAATTGTTATTGCCACTCCCGGAAGGCTGATCGACATGTTGGAATCTCATCATACAAACCTGCGAAGGGTTACATATCTGGTGTTAGATGAAGCAGATAGGATGCTTGATATGGGTTTTGAGCCTCAGATTAGAAAAATTGTTGATCAG ATTCGCCCAGACCGTCAAACTTTGTATTGGAGTGCCACTTGGCCCAAGGACGTTGAACAACTTGCACGACGATTCCTTTTTAATCCATATAAA GTGGTTATCGGCTCGCCAGATCTGAAAGCCAACCACGCAATTTACCAGCATGTGGAAATTATGTCTGAGAACCAGAAATACAACAA ATTGGTGAAGTTGCTGGAGGACATTATGGATGGTAGccgaattttgatttttatggaTACTAAAAAGGGGTGTGATCAGATAACCAGGCAGCTGAGAATGGATGGATGGCCTGCTTTGTCTATTCATGGAGACAAAAGTCAAGCAGAAAGAGATTGGGTCCTATCTGAATTTAGGGCTGGAAAGAGTCCCATAATGACAGCTACAGATGTTGCAGCTCGGGGTCTAG ATGTGAAGGATGTGAAATATGTGATCAATTATGATTTTCCGGGATCTCTTGAGGATTATGTCCATCGCATAGGCAGAACAGGAAGGGCTGGAGCCAAAGGCACCGCCTACACCTTCTTCACGGCTGCTAATGCAAAATTTGCGAAGGATCTTATTAAAATTCTTAAGGAGGCTGGACAAAAGGTCAGTCCTGAGCTTGTATCAATGGGACGGGGTGCAccacctcctcctcctccaG CTTTCGGAGGCTCTCGGGATCGTGGAAGGGGTTATGGCGGAGGCCGTTCTTGGAACTAA
- the LOC140866110 gene encoding PRA1 family protein F2-like, producing the protein MTNYGTIPTSSSPSGGHIEYISRAKERIKSGLGTRRPWREAFSFHSLSLPKSFRDTISRVKTNAGYFRMNYAIIFLFIVFLSLLWYPISLIVFVVMMAVWLLLYFLRDEPLVIFGRTISDKAVLIILSVVTLVVLLLTHATTNILVALAIAVVVVLIHAIVRKTDDLYFDEEAGGLLRSAPSASSS; encoded by the coding sequence ATGACGAATTACGGCACGATCCCCACCTCATCTTCCCCTTCCGGCGGCCACATCGAGTACATCTCACGGGCTAAGGAACGCATCAAATCGGGTCTGGGCACGCGCCGCCCCTGGCGTGAGGCGTTCTCCTTCCACAGCCTCAGCCTCCCCAAATCCTTCCGAGACACCATCTCCCGCGTCAAGACCAACGCCGGCTACTTCCGCATGAACTACGCCATCATATTCCTCTTCATAGTCTTCCTCAGCCTCCTCTGGTACCCGATCTCGCTCATCGTCTTCGTCGTCATGATGGCCGTCTGGTTGCTCCTCTACTTCCTCCGAGACGAGCCGCTGGTGATCTTCGGCCGCACCATCTCCGACAAGGCGGTGCTGATCATTCTCTCCGTGGTGACGCTCGTTGTTCTGCTGCTGACCCACGCGACCACGAATATTCTGGTGGCGCTGGCCATCGCTGTGGTGGTGGTTCTGATCCACGCCATCGTCAGAAAGACCGACGATTTGTACTTCGACGAGGAGGCGGGAGGCTTGTTGAGATCTGCGCCttcagcctcctcttcttga